The Chaetodon auriga isolate fChaAug3 chromosome 22, fChaAug3.hap1, whole genome shotgun sequence genome contains a region encoding:
- the tbc1d30 gene encoding TBC1 domain family member 30 isoform X4: MRQERLPAAGRRPRAGVKQRQQGSGGVGNIISNVLKKRNGISRSAPRLLCTLEPGVDTRLKFTIEPSLGKNGFQQWYDALKAVARLPTGIPKEWRKRVWLTLADQYLHSISIDWEKTLRFAFNERSNPDDDSLGIQIVKDLHRTGCSSYCGQEGEQDRVVLKRVLLAYARWNKTVGYCQGFNVLAALILEVTEGNESDALKVMIYLIDKVLPESYFANNLRALSVDMAVFRDLLRLKLPRLSQHLHHLQKAANREAGGSYEPPLTNVFTMQWFLTMFATCLPAPTVLKIWDSVFFEGSEVLFRAALAIWERLGERIEYCQTADEFYSTMGCLTQEMLEHNLIDPAELMQEVYSIAVFPFPQLAELREKYTYNITPFPTSVKSNGSGGLGSWESDDDADMDDEDSVVTALGCLGPLGGLLAPELQRYQKHLKEQRAEQGNIAELSPGAVGAGGAGGGGGGGGGGARAEHQAAINSMMMERMSTDIYALKKQYTRIKRRQQQQAMQLYIRTDKCPTTRVLASQLNSSSSVINHLLLGRRPRGGGSRLTSTSTSTLPGSRPTSLSQSLGSPARQRCGSLPSNSTGSPGSSGGGAGSPWRAHVRVHRRNIARARAQLGFGDSEERKDEDEEEEEEEEEEEESVRLEVEEERKIEKNDEEEQKEGSDSSVSPSLDPSGTESVCAELPQDADGTKEAEVAEVVVQLDSLDLDLTSTSNANPDTQHTPPETKPVPVPLLPPPPSSNRHKESDSSGSERNTASDRHFPSIALPPPHHPFNPSSSPSTSSPSPSTPPSTPTPSSSSCLPSSPSANGLSSLAPPPSSTFYKTSSPSTPSLSSISSSSRSHMSSSPSTPAFPSTSAITPKQQVFSPFPSVKQPRKSAAARNLGLYGPTSRTPTVHFPQLSRNLNRSSGAGTTGRR; this comes from the exons ATGAGGCAGGAGCGGCTCCCCGCCGCCGGCAGGAGGCCGAGGGCGGGCGTGAAGCAGCGGCAGCAGGGATCGGGAGGGGTCGGTAACATCATCAGCAACGTCCTGAAGAAGCGGAACGGGATCTCCAGGAGCGCGCCCCGGCTGCTCTGCACCTTAGAGCCAG gagTCGACACAAGGCTGAAGTTTACCATCGAACCATCGCTCGGAAAGAATGGATTCCAGCAG TGGTACGACGCCCTGAAGGCAGTGGCTCGGCTCCCGACTGGGATCCCAAAGGAATGGAGGAAGAGG gtttgGCTAACGCTAGCAGACCAGTACCTCCACAGTATCTCTATTGACTGGGAGAAGACGCTTCGTTTTGCCTTTAACGAGCGCAGCAACCCAGACGACGACTCCCTCGGCATCCAAATCGTCAAG GACCTGCACAGGACGGGCTGCAGTTCTTACTGCGGCCAGGAGGGGGAGCAGGACAGGGTGGTGCTGAAGAGGGTGCTGCTTGCATACGCCCGCTGGAATAAAACTGTGGGCTACTGCCAAGGATTCAACGTCCTGGCTGCACTCATACTGGAAGTTACTGAAGGCAACGAGAGCGATGCCCTGAAG GTGATGATCTATCTGATAGACAAAGTGCTGCCTGAGAGTTATTTTGCCAACAACCTGCGAGCGCTGTCAG tGGACATGGCGGTGTTCAGAGACCTGCTGCGTCTGAAGCTGCCCAGACTCTCCCAGCATCTCCACCACCTGCAGAAAGCTGCCAACAGAGAAGCTGGAG gcAGCTACGAGCCTCCTCTGACCAACGTGTTCACTATGCAGTGGTTCCTCACCATGTTCGCCACCTGCCTGCCGGCGCCCACCGTGCTGAAGATCTGGGACTCGGTTTTCTTCGAGGGTTCAGAGGTGCTGTTCCGGGCTGCCCTCGCCATCTGGGAGAGGCTGGGAGA gAGGATCGAGTACTGTCAAACAGCCGATGAGTTTTACAGCACGATGGGCTGCCTCACTCAGGAGATGCTGGAGCACAACCTCATCGATCCTGCTGAGCTCATGCAG gaggTTTACTCCATAGCGGTGTTCCCTTTCCCTCAACTGgctgagctgagagagaaataCACCTACAACATCACTCCGTTCCCTACCTCAGTCAAATCCAATGGAAG TGGTGGTCTGGGCAGCTGGGAGAGCGATGACGATGCCGACATGGATGATGAAGACTCTGTGGTGACGGCGCTCGGTTGCCTGGGCCCCCTGGGTGGCCTGCTGGCCCCTGAGCTGCAGAGATACCAGAAACATCTGAAAG AGCAGCGAGCCGAGCAGGGGAACATCGCAGAGCTGAGCCCAGGAGCGgtgggagctggaggagctggaggaggtggaggcggaggaggagggggcgcCAGGGCGGAGCATCAAGCAGCAATCAACAGCAtgatgatggagaggatgagCACCGACATCTACGCCCTGAAGAAGCAATACACACGCATCAAACGgcggcagcagcaacaggctATGCAACTGTACATACGCACAG ACAAGTGCCCCACCACCCGTGTCCTGGCCTCCCAACTCAACTCTTCCAGCTCAGTAATCAACCACCTCCTTCTGGGCCGGAGGCCACGCGGAGGAGGCTCCAGACTCACATCCACGAGCACATCCACGCTACCAGGGTCCCGAcccacctctctgtcccagAGTCTGGGCTCCCCGGCCAGGCAGCGCTGTGGCTCGCTGCCCTCCAACAGTACTGGCTCTCCAGGGAGCTCCGGAGGAGGCGCGGGGTCGCCCTGGCGTGCTCACGTCCGGGTACATCGAAGGAACATCGCCAGGGCTCGAGCACAGCTGGGCTTTGGAGAttcagaggaaaggaaggatgaggatgaggaggaggaggaggaggaggaggaggaggaagaatcaGTGAGATTGGAGgttgaagaggagaggaagattgagaaaaatgatgaggaggagcagaaagaagGCAGTGACTCCTCTGTGTCCCCATCTCTTGACCCCTCTGGTACAGAGTCAGTGTGTGCAGAACTTCCACAGGACGCTGATGGGACAAAAGAAGCAGAAGTTGCAGAGGTGGTGGTGCAGCTGGACTCCCTGGATCTAGATCTGACCTCTACCAGTAACGCAAACcctgacacacaacacacaccaccagAGACTAAACCTGTACCagtccctctcctccctcctccgccatcctcaaacagacacaaagagtcTGACTCCTCAGGTTCAGAAAGAAACACCGCCTCTGACAGACACTTTCCCTCCATCGCTTTACCTCCACCTCACCACCCCTTCAACCCTTCTTCCTCACCTTCCACCTCAAGTCCATCCCCCTCTACACCTCCCTCCACTCCGACACCAAGCTCCTCATCTTGCCTCCCGTCGTCCCCTTCAGCTAACGgcctctcctctctcgctcctccCCCATCCTCCACCTTTTACAAAacttcctccccctccactccttcactttcctccatctcctcatcgTCTAGATCTCACATGTCCTCCTCCCCGTCAACCCCGGCGTTCCCATCCACCAGCGCCATCACTCCGAAGCAGCAGGTCTTTTCTCCGTTCCCGAGCGTGAAGCAGCCCAGGAAATCAGCGGCGGCCAGAAATCTCGGTCTCTACGGTCCAACGTCCAGAACACCCACAGTTCACTTCCCTCAACTCAGCCGCAACCTCAACCGCAGTAGTGGTGCCGGCACCACCGGGAGGCGATGA
- the tbc1d30 gene encoding TBC1 domain family member 30 isoform X3: MRQERLPAAGRRPRAGVKQRQQGSGGVGNIISNVLKKRNGISRSAPRLLCTLEPGVDTRLKFTIEPSLGKNGFQQWYDALKAVARLPTGIPKEWRKRVWLTLADQYLHSISIDWEKTLRFAFNERSNPDDDSLGIQIVKDLHRTGCSSYCGQEGEQDRVVLKRVLLAYARWNKTVGYCQGFNVLAALILEVTEGNESDALKVMIYLIDKVLPESYFANNLRALSVDMAVFRDLLRLKLPRLSQHLHHLQKAANREAGGSYEPPLTNVFTMQWFLTMFATCLPAPTVLKIWDSVFFEGSEVLFRAALAIWERLGERIEYCQTADEFYSTMGCLTQEMLEHNLIDPAELMQEVYSIAVFPFPQLAELREKYTYNITPFPTSVKSNGSGGLGSWESDDDADMDDEDSVVTALGCLGPLGGLLAPELQRYQKHLKEQRAEQGNIAELSPGAVGAGGAGGGGGGGGGGARAEHQAAINSMMMERMSTDIYALKKQYTRIKRRQQQQAMQLYIRTGPGPEVATSPGIPQEHLSNHSDSTDQHADDKCPTTRVLASQLNSSSSVINHLLLGRRPRGGGSRLTSTSTSTLPGSRPTSLSQSLGSPARQRCGSLPSNSTGSPGSSGGGAGSPWRAHVRVHRRNIARARAQLGFGDSEERKDEDEEEEEEEEEEEESVRLEVEEERKIEKNDEEEQKEGSDSSVSPSLDPSGTESVCAELPQDADGTKEAEVAEVVVQLDSLDLDLTSTSNANPDTQHTPPETKPVPVPLLPPPPSSNRHKESDSSGSERNTASDRHFPSIALPPPHHPFNPSSSPSTSSPSPSTPPSTPTPSSSSCLPSSPSANGLSSLAPPPSSTFYKTSSPSTPSLSSISSSSRSHMSSSPSTPAFPSTSAITPKQQVFSPFPSVKQPRKSAAARNLGLYGPTSRTPTVHFPQLSRNLNRSSGAGTTGRR, from the exons ATGAGGCAGGAGCGGCTCCCCGCCGCCGGCAGGAGGCCGAGGGCGGGCGTGAAGCAGCGGCAGCAGGGATCGGGAGGGGTCGGTAACATCATCAGCAACGTCCTGAAGAAGCGGAACGGGATCTCCAGGAGCGCGCCCCGGCTGCTCTGCACCTTAGAGCCAG gagTCGACACAAGGCTGAAGTTTACCATCGAACCATCGCTCGGAAAGAATGGATTCCAGCAG TGGTACGACGCCCTGAAGGCAGTGGCTCGGCTCCCGACTGGGATCCCAAAGGAATGGAGGAAGAGG gtttgGCTAACGCTAGCAGACCAGTACCTCCACAGTATCTCTATTGACTGGGAGAAGACGCTTCGTTTTGCCTTTAACGAGCGCAGCAACCCAGACGACGACTCCCTCGGCATCCAAATCGTCAAG GACCTGCACAGGACGGGCTGCAGTTCTTACTGCGGCCAGGAGGGGGAGCAGGACAGGGTGGTGCTGAAGAGGGTGCTGCTTGCATACGCCCGCTGGAATAAAACTGTGGGCTACTGCCAAGGATTCAACGTCCTGGCTGCACTCATACTGGAAGTTACTGAAGGCAACGAGAGCGATGCCCTGAAG GTGATGATCTATCTGATAGACAAAGTGCTGCCTGAGAGTTATTTTGCCAACAACCTGCGAGCGCTGTCAG tGGACATGGCGGTGTTCAGAGACCTGCTGCGTCTGAAGCTGCCCAGACTCTCCCAGCATCTCCACCACCTGCAGAAAGCTGCCAACAGAGAAGCTGGAG gcAGCTACGAGCCTCCTCTGACCAACGTGTTCACTATGCAGTGGTTCCTCACCATGTTCGCCACCTGCCTGCCGGCGCCCACCGTGCTGAAGATCTGGGACTCGGTTTTCTTCGAGGGTTCAGAGGTGCTGTTCCGGGCTGCCCTCGCCATCTGGGAGAGGCTGGGAGA gAGGATCGAGTACTGTCAAACAGCCGATGAGTTTTACAGCACGATGGGCTGCCTCACTCAGGAGATGCTGGAGCACAACCTCATCGATCCTGCTGAGCTCATGCAG gaggTTTACTCCATAGCGGTGTTCCCTTTCCCTCAACTGgctgagctgagagagaaataCACCTACAACATCACTCCGTTCCCTACCTCAGTCAAATCCAATGGAAG TGGTGGTCTGGGCAGCTGGGAGAGCGATGACGATGCCGACATGGATGATGAAGACTCTGTGGTGACGGCGCTCGGTTGCCTGGGCCCCCTGGGTGGCCTGCTGGCCCCTGAGCTGCAGAGATACCAGAAACATCTGAAAG AGCAGCGAGCCGAGCAGGGGAACATCGCAGAGCTGAGCCCAGGAGCGgtgggagctggaggagctggaggaggtggaggcggaggaggagggggcgcCAGGGCGGAGCATCAAGCAGCAATCAACAGCAtgatgatggagaggatgagCACCGACATCTACGCCCTGAAGAAGCAATACACACGCATCAAACGgcggcagcagcaacaggctATGCAACTGTACATACGCACAG GACCTGGACCTGAAGTGGCCACAAGTCCCGGGATTCCTCAGGAGCATCTCAGCAATCACAGCGACAGTACCGACCAGCACGCCGACG ACAAGTGCCCCACCACCCGTGTCCTGGCCTCCCAACTCAACTCTTCCAGCTCAGTAATCAACCACCTCCTTCTGGGCCGGAGGCCACGCGGAGGAGGCTCCAGACTCACATCCACGAGCACATCCACGCTACCAGGGTCCCGAcccacctctctgtcccagAGTCTGGGCTCCCCGGCCAGGCAGCGCTGTGGCTCGCTGCCCTCCAACAGTACTGGCTCTCCAGGGAGCTCCGGAGGAGGCGCGGGGTCGCCCTGGCGTGCTCACGTCCGGGTACATCGAAGGAACATCGCCAGGGCTCGAGCACAGCTGGGCTTTGGAGAttcagaggaaaggaaggatgaggatgaggaggaggaggaggaggaggaggaggaggaagaatcaGTGAGATTGGAGgttgaagaggagaggaagattgagaaaaatgatgaggaggagcagaaagaagGCAGTGACTCCTCTGTGTCCCCATCTCTTGACCCCTCTGGTACAGAGTCAGTGTGTGCAGAACTTCCACAGGACGCTGATGGGACAAAAGAAGCAGAAGTTGCAGAGGTGGTGGTGCAGCTGGACTCCCTGGATCTAGATCTGACCTCTACCAGTAACGCAAACcctgacacacaacacacaccaccagAGACTAAACCTGTACCagtccctctcctccctcctccgccatcctcaaacagacacaaagagtcTGACTCCTCAGGTTCAGAAAGAAACACCGCCTCTGACAGACACTTTCCCTCCATCGCTTTACCTCCACCTCACCACCCCTTCAACCCTTCTTCCTCACCTTCCACCTCAAGTCCATCCCCCTCTACACCTCCCTCCACTCCGACACCAAGCTCCTCATCTTGCCTCCCGTCGTCCCCTTCAGCTAACGgcctctcctctctcgctcctccCCCATCCTCCACCTTTTACAAAacttcctccccctccactccttcactttcctccatctcctcatcgTCTAGATCTCACATGTCCTCCTCCCCGTCAACCCCGGCGTTCCCATCCACCAGCGCCATCACTCCGAAGCAGCAGGTCTTTTCTCCGTTCCCGAGCGTGAAGCAGCCCAGGAAATCAGCGGCGGCCAGAAATCTCGGTCTCTACGGTCCAACGTCCAGAACACCCACAGTTCACTTCCCTCAACTCAGCCGCAACCTCAACCGCAGTAGTGGTGCCGGCACCACCGGGAGGCGATGA